A genomic window from Microcoleus sp. bin38.metabat.b11b12b14.051 includes:
- a CDS encoding type II toxin-antitoxin system RelE/ParE family toxin, which yields MNYQVEFKPKAIKDLQSLPAEVQSRVLTKIELIQNNLTGDVKRLTNYTPEYRLRVGDYRVLFEIEEDILVIYRVKHRKDAYT from the coding sequence ATGAATTACCAAGTTGAGTTTAAGCCGAAAGCGATCAAAGATTTACAATCTTTGCCCGCGGAGGTACAAAGCCGAGTTCTGACTAAAATTGAGTTGATCCAAAATAATTTGACGGGGGATGTGAAACGTTTAACAAACTATACGCCAGAATATCGCCTGCGGGTAGGAGATTACCGAGTTTTATTTGAAATTGAGGAAGATATTTTGGTGATCTACCGCGTCAAACATCGCAAAGATGCTTACACTTAA
- a CDS encoding type II toxin-antitoxin system prevent-host-death family antitoxin: MIPLHPEFITKNGKKEFAVIPYEEFEALKELIADIEDLIDLRAAKEEDGNQPSIPLAEVKKMLGLLNN; this comes from the coding sequence ATGATTCCATTACATCCTGAGTTTATCACCAAAAACGGCAAAAAAGAATTTGCCGTGATACCTTATGAAGAATTTGAAGCACTCAAAGAATTAATTGCTGACATAGAAGACTTGATTGATTTGAGGGCAGCCAAAGAGGAAGATGGAAATCAGCCTTCTATACCTTTAGCAGAAGTGAAAAAAATGTTAGGATTGCTCAATAATTAA